The Agromyces mangrovi genome contains a region encoding:
- a CDS encoding fructose-bisphosphatase class II: MELFDDAVTAGFERAVALAARAAMPLVGRGDGDAVDAAAVDALRAALARVPVDGRVVAGEGEKDDAPMLAPGERFGSGGPAVDIVVDPVDGTRLAASGADGAMSILAAAPRGAFLDIGPAYYVDKLVGGADAAGLSLAAPVAVNLAMLAEASGCPVSALRVAVQERPRNTAVATAVVAAGAQLVPFLHGDIERALRAAQPGGDLDLLLGIGGAPEGVIEAAAVRALGGTTQVRFAPQSPGEAERSRAAGLPDGVLGLEVLCAADAVVFVSPVTPCDLGAPDPRAVRVVPPAA; encoded by the coding sequence ATGGAGCTCTTCGACGACGCCGTGACCGCCGGGTTCGAGCGGGCGGTCGCGCTGGCGGCGCGAGCGGCGATGCCGTTGGTCGGCCGCGGCGACGGCGATGCGGTGGATGCCGCGGCGGTCGACGCGCTGCGGGCGGCGCTCGCGCGCGTGCCGGTCGACGGGCGGGTCGTCGCGGGTGAGGGCGAGAAGGACGACGCGCCCATGCTCGCGCCGGGGGAGCGGTTCGGCTCGGGCGGGCCGGCCGTCGACATCGTGGTCGACCCGGTGGACGGCACGCGCCTCGCGGCATCCGGCGCCGACGGGGCCATGTCGATCCTCGCCGCCGCACCGCGCGGGGCGTTCCTCGACATCGGCCCGGCGTACTACGTCGACAAGCTGGTGGGCGGGGCGGATGCCGCGGGGCTGTCCCTCGCCGCACCCGTGGCCGTGAACCTGGCGATGCTGGCCGAGGCGAGCGGATGCCCCGTGTCGGCGCTCCGCGTGGCCGTGCAGGAGCGTCCGCGCAACACCGCCGTCGCGACCGCCGTGGTGGCGGCGGGCGCGCAGCTCGTGCCGTTCCTGCACGGCGACATCGAGCGTGCGCTGCGCGCGGCGCAGCCGGGCGGCGACCTCGACCTGCTGCTCGGCATCGGCGGCGCGCCCGAGGGCGTGATCGAGGCGGCGGCCGTGCGGGCGCTCGGCGGCACGACGCAGGTGCGGTTCGCGCCGCAGTCTCCCGGTGAGGCCGAGCGGTCGCGGGCGGCGGGCCTTCCGGACGGGGTGCTGGGTCTCGAGGTGCTGTGCGCGGCCGACGCCGTGGTGTTCGTGTCGCCCGTCACGCCGTGCGATCTCGGCGCGCCCGACCCGCGTGCCGTGCGCGTGGTGCCGCCCGCGGCGTGA
- the glpX gene encoding class II fructose-bisphosphatase — MTSTEPAPLFHHPDRNLALELVRATEAAAIRAVPWIGKGDKIAADRAAVDAMRLFLGTVNFDGVVVIGEGEKDEAPMLFNGEQVGNGRGPACDIAVDPIDGTSLTAAGRGHALSVIAVSERGTMLDASSVFYMDKFVTGPEGFGTVDIRRPVGENLRALAEAKGKDIGEVRVAVLDRPRHEELIREIRAAGAGTRLILDGDVAGGINAARHDTRIDACIGIGGSPEGITTACAVKALGGFMQGKLAPLDDAERARAEAAGLDCDKILELDDMVSGDNHFFVATGVTDGALLQGVKKNGPYISTESIVLRSKSGTIRRVAAEHLAQKWLDPDFL, encoded by the coding sequence TTGACGAGCACCGAACCCGCACCACTGTTCCACCACCCCGACCGCAACCTCGCACTCGAGCTCGTGCGCGCGACCGAGGCCGCCGCGATCCGCGCCGTGCCGTGGATCGGCAAGGGCGACAAGATCGCCGCCGACCGGGCGGCCGTCGACGCGATGCGCCTCTTCCTCGGCACGGTGAACTTCGACGGCGTCGTGGTCATCGGCGAGGGTGAGAAGGACGAGGCGCCCATGCTCTTCAACGGCGAGCAGGTCGGCAACGGCCGCGGCCCCGCGTGCGACATCGCGGTCGACCCGATCGACGGCACGAGCCTCACCGCCGCCGGGCGCGGCCACGCCCTGTCGGTCATCGCCGTCTCCGAGCGCGGCACCATGCTGGACGCATCCTCGGTCTTCTACATGGACAAGTTCGTCACCGGCCCCGAGGGGTTCGGCACCGTCGACATTCGCCGCCCCGTGGGCGAGAACCTGCGCGCGCTCGCCGAGGCGAAGGGCAAGGACATCGGCGAGGTGCGCGTCGCCGTGCTCGACCGGCCGCGCCACGAGGAGCTCATCCGCGAGATCCGCGCGGCGGGGGCCGGGACGCGCCTGATCCTCGACGGCGACGTCGCGGGCGGCATCAACGCGGCCCGCCACGACACGCGGATCGACGCGTGCATCGGCATCGGCGGCAGCCCCGAGGGCATCACGACCGCGTGCGCCGTGAAGGCGCTCGGCGGTTTCATGCAGGGCAAGCTCGCGCCGCTCGACGACGCCGAGCGCGCACGCGCCGAGGCCGCCGGCCTGGACTGCGACAAGATCCTCGAGCTCGACGACATGGTGTCGGGCGACAACCACTTCTTCGTCGCGACGGGCGTCACCGACGGTGCGCTGCTCCAGGGCGTGAAGAAGAACGGCCCGTACATCTCGACCGAGTCGATCGTGCTGCGGTCGAAGTCGGGTACGATCCGGAGGGTCGCCGCCGAGCACCTCGCGCAGAAGTGGCTCGACCCCGACTTCCTCTGA
- the fbaA gene encoding class II fructose-bisphosphate aldolase, with translation MPIATPEQYAEMLDRAKAEGFAYPAFNVSSSQTLNAVLQGLTEAGSDGIIQVTTGGADYFAGHTVKARATGALAFAKFATEVAKSYPVTVALHTDHCPKPALEDFVMPLIAASEEEVKAGRNPIFQSHMWDGSAVPLDENIRIAEDMLKRTKAINAILEVEIGVVGGEEDGVVHEGTNEALYTTVGDVTKAVEALGLGEDGRYIAALTFGNVHGVYKPGGVKLRPELLGEIQAGIAEKFGTGEKPLDLVFHGGSGSTDAEIAEAVSNGVVKMNIDTDTQYAFTRSIAGYMFANYDEVLKVDGEVGNKKKYDPRAWGKVAETAMAARVVESTKQLGSFGHSKS, from the coding sequence ATGCCCATCGCCACCCCCGAGCAGTACGCGGAGATGCTCGACCGCGCCAAGGCCGAAGGCTTCGCCTACCCGGCCTTCAACGTGTCGAGCTCGCAGACCCTCAACGCGGTCCTGCAGGGACTCACCGAGGCCGGCTCCGACGGCATCATCCAGGTCACGACCGGCGGCGCCGACTACTTCGCCGGCCACACCGTGAAGGCCCGCGCCACCGGTGCGCTCGCTTTCGCGAAGTTCGCCACCGAGGTCGCGAAGTCCTACCCCGTCACGGTCGCGCTGCACACCGACCACTGCCCGAAGCCCGCGCTCGAGGACTTCGTCATGCCGCTCATCGCCGCCTCCGAGGAGGAGGTCAAGGCGGGCCGCAACCCGATCTTCCAGTCGCACATGTGGGACGGCTCGGCCGTGCCGCTCGACGAGAACATCCGGATCGCCGAGGACATGCTGAAGCGCACCAAGGCGATCAACGCGATCCTCGAGGTCGAGATCGGCGTCGTCGGCGGCGAGGAGGACGGCGTCGTGCACGAGGGCACCAACGAGGCGCTCTACACGACCGTCGGCGACGTGACCAAGGCCGTCGAGGCGCTCGGCCTCGGCGAGGACGGCCGCTACATCGCCGCACTCACGTTCGGCAACGTGCACGGCGTGTACAAGCCCGGCGGCGTGAAGCTGCGCCCGGAGCTGCTCGGCGAGATCCAGGCCGGCATCGCCGAGAAGTTCGGGACCGGCGAGAAGCCGCTCGACCTCGTCTTCCACGGCGGCTCTGGCTCGACCGACGCCGAGATCGCGGAGGCGGTCTCGAACGGCGTCGTGAAGATGAACATCGACACCGACACGCAGTACGCGTTCACGCGCTCGATCGCCGGCTACATGTTCGCGAACTACGACGAGGTGCTGAAGGTCGACGGCGAGGTCGGCAACAAGAAGAAGTACGACCCGCGCGCCTGGGGCAAGGTCGCGGAGACGGCCATGGCCGCCCGCGTCGTCGAGTCGACCAAGCAGCTCGGCTCGTTCGGCCACTCGAAGAGCTGA
- a CDS encoding DUF6264 family protein, whose product MAAAGAVHARRPADAAGGPAATRPAGGAGGADGAPAPARRERAWDRPVALGLLVFGIIGASLAVSIQQTLPDAMSLLHTQEELADYVQAEAVAGILTTGMWAQILLWILTAATTILRLVRRRLAFWVPLVGGVLSFLIMFGVIWAVLVTDPVLVEHFGTVGTAGIGG is encoded by the coding sequence CTGGCAGCCGCCGGAGCAGTCCACGCACGACGACCCGCCGATGCAGCAGGCGGCCCCGCCGCCACCCGCCCCGCAGGGGGTGCGGGCGGTGCGGACGGCGCGCCCGCACCGGCGCGCCGCGAGCGCGCGTGGGACCGACCGGTCGCGCTCGGCCTGCTCGTGTTCGGGATCATCGGCGCCTCGCTCGCCGTGTCGATCCAGCAGACGCTGCCCGACGCGATGTCGCTGCTGCACACGCAGGAGGAGCTCGCCGACTACGTGCAGGCCGAGGCCGTCGCGGGCATCCTCACGACCGGCATGTGGGCGCAGATCCTGCTCTGGATCCTGACCGCGGCCACCACGATCCTGCGCCTCGTGCGCCGGCGCCTGGCGTTCTGGGTGCCGCTCGTCGGCGGCGTGCTGTCGTTCCTCATCATGTTCGGCGTGATCTGGGCGGTGCTCGTGACCGACCCGGTGCTGGTCGAGCACTTCGGCACGGTCGGCACCGCCGGCATCGGCGGCTGA
- a CDS encoding MFS transporter, translating to MRVPRALRPFALGQYRLLTVALAFSLFSAGCWIVASVWQVVELGGTPVDLSIVATGAAVGLVLAVLFGGVAADRVPQRRILLGVEAVRGVAFGTAALLALGGTIEVWHLAVLAFVLGVADGFFYPAYSAWLPAILPADQLQAANGVEGVLRPTLMNAAGPAAASLLIAIGSPGLAFAVIAVAQVGAVLVLLAMRTTPLRGERVDDDVHPLKRTFLDLRDGFGFLMRTTWLLASLLFAVFMVLVIMGPIEVLLPFAVRDQTGGGAGQFALVLAAFGIGGAIGSLWVGSLRMPRRYLTLLMLGFGFGCLPLAIIGFTDALWVMVVALFVCGLLFQGAQVLWGTLLQRRVPPHMLGRVSSLDFFVSLALMPVSMAIAGPVGEAIGLAPTFLVAGLVPPVIAVLTIWIARLGRDELAHPLEDAPLSTGPIDTVTGGSAAAGFDRPVDEPHPDDRDG from the coding sequence ATGCGCGTGCCACGCGCGCTCCGGCCGTTCGCGCTCGGCCAGTACCGCCTGCTGACGGTCGCGCTGGCGTTCTCGCTGTTCAGCGCCGGCTGCTGGATCGTCGCCTCGGTGTGGCAGGTCGTCGAGCTCGGCGGCACCCCGGTCGACCTCTCGATCGTGGCGACCGGCGCGGCCGTGGGCCTGGTGCTCGCGGTGCTCTTCGGCGGCGTGGCCGCCGACCGTGTTCCGCAACGACGCATCCTGCTCGGCGTCGAGGCCGTGCGCGGCGTGGCGTTCGGCACGGCCGCGCTGCTCGCACTCGGCGGCACAATCGAGGTCTGGCACCTCGCGGTGCTCGCGTTCGTGCTCGGCGTCGCCGACGGATTCTTCTACCCGGCGTACTCCGCGTGGCTGCCGGCGATCCTGCCCGCCGACCAGCTGCAGGCGGCGAACGGCGTCGAGGGCGTGCTGCGCCCGACGCTCATGAACGCAGCCGGTCCGGCCGCGGCGAGCCTGCTCATCGCGATCGGCTCGCCCGGGCTGGCGTTCGCGGTGATCGCGGTCGCGCAGGTCGGCGCGGTGCTCGTGCTGCTGGCGATGCGCACGACGCCGTTGCGCGGCGAGCGCGTCGACGACGACGTGCATCCGCTCAAGCGCACCTTCCTCGACCTGCGCGACGGGTTCGGGTTCCTGATGCGCACGACGTGGCTGCTCGCGTCGCTGCTGTTCGCCGTGTTCATGGTGCTCGTGATCATGGGGCCGATCGAGGTGCTGCTGCCGTTCGCGGTGCGCGACCAGACCGGCGGCGGGGCGGGCCAGTTCGCGCTCGTGCTCGCGGCGTTCGGCATCGGCGGCGCGATCGGGTCGCTCTGGGTCGGCTCGCTGCGGATGCCTCGGCGCTACCTGACCCTCCTCATGCTGGGCTTCGGGTTCGGATGCCTCCCGCTCGCGATCATCGGATTCACCGACGCGCTGTGGGTGATGGTGGTCGCGCTGTTCGTGTGCGGCCTGCTCTTCCAGGGCGCGCAGGTGCTCTGGGGCACGCTGCTGCAGCGGCGCGTGCCGCCGCACATGCTGGGCCGCGTGTCGAGCCTGGACTTCTTCGTGTCGCTCGCGCTCATGCCGGTGTCGATGGCGATCGCGGGGCCCGTGGGCGAGGCGATCGGGCTCGCGCCGACGTTCCTGGTGGCGGGGCTCGTGCCGCCCGTAATCGCGGTGCTCACGATCTGGATCGCGCGTCTCGGCCGCGACGAGCTCGCGCACCCGCTCGAGGACGCACCCCTGTCGACCGGCCCCATCGACACGGTGACCGGCGGCTCGGCCGCCGCCGGCTTCGACCGCCCGGTCGACGAGCCCCACCCCGACGATCGCGACGGCTGA
- a CDS encoding ABC transporter ATP-binding protein has protein sequence MSERTPNRPQPQRGPQHGGPAAGMAMPVEKSMHFGPSAKRLIGRLKPERWAVIGVILLGVVSVTLTVLGPKALGEATNIVFEGAISAGLPEGTTQEEVIAGLEASGDTQQAEMLSAMNLTPGQGIDFGLLSQVLLLVLGLYVFASVFAWLQGLVLNGITQRTVYRLREDVETKLHRLPLSYFDKMQRGELLSRVTNDIDNISQSLQQTLSQLLTSILTVIGVIAMMFVISPLLAVIALVTIPLTFVVTAFIAKRSQKRFVAQWKHTGELNAQVEEAFTGHALVKVFGRSKEVERDFHGTNEKLYEASFGAQFFSGIIMPAMMFIGNLVYVAIAVVGGLLVANGAMRLGDVQAFIQYSRQFTQPLTTIGSMVNLLQSGVASAERVFELLDADEQSPDAEEGEEPEERTGRLAFEDVSFRYEADTPLIDGLSLVAEPGHTIAIVGPTGAGKTTLVNLIMRFYELDSGRITLDGVDITRMRRDDLRARMGMVLQDTWLFAGTIRDNIAYGRPGATEEEILDAARATYVDRFVHALPDGYDTVLDDEASNLSAGEKQLLTIARAFLAQPSVLILDEATSSVDTRTELLVQHAMSALRKDRTSFVIAHRLSTIRDADTIIVMEHGSIVEQGTHAELIAAEGAYARLYEAQFAAPIEPDDPEGDAELVAAQRP, from the coding sequence ATGAGCGAGCGCACCCCGAACCGGCCGCAGCCGCAGCGCGGCCCCCAGCACGGTGGGCCCGCCGCGGGCATGGCCATGCCGGTCGAGAAGTCGATGCACTTCGGCCCATCGGCCAAGCGCCTCATCGGGCGCCTGAAGCCCGAGCGGTGGGCCGTCATCGGCGTCATCCTGCTCGGCGTGGTGAGCGTGACGCTCACGGTGCTCGGCCCGAAGGCGCTCGGCGAGGCGACGAACATCGTCTTCGAGGGCGCGATCTCGGCGGGCCTGCCCGAGGGCACGACGCAGGAGGAGGTGATCGCCGGCCTCGAGGCATCCGGCGACACCCAGCAGGCCGAGATGCTCTCGGCCATGAACCTCACGCCCGGCCAGGGCATCGACTTCGGCCTGCTCTCGCAGGTGCTGCTGCTCGTGCTCGGGCTGTACGTGTTCGCGTCGGTGTTCGCGTGGCTGCAGGGACTCGTGCTGAACGGCATCACGCAGCGCACGGTCTACCGGCTGCGTGAGGACGTCGAGACGAAGCTGCACCGCCTGCCGCTGTCGTACTTCGACAAGATGCAGCGCGGCGAACTGCTCTCGCGCGTGACCAACGACATCGATAACATCTCGCAGAGCCTGCAGCAGACGCTGAGCCAGCTGCTCACGTCGATCCTCACCGTGATCGGCGTCATCGCGATGATGTTCGTGATCTCGCCGCTGCTCGCGGTCATCGCGCTCGTGACGATCCCGCTGACGTTCGTGGTCACCGCGTTCATCGCGAAGCGGTCGCAGAAGCGGTTCGTGGCGCAGTGGAAGCACACCGGCGAGCTGAACGCCCAGGTCGAGGAGGCCTTCACGGGCCACGCGCTCGTGAAGGTGTTCGGTCGCAGCAAGGAGGTCGAGCGCGACTTCCACGGCACCAACGAGAAGCTGTACGAGGCGAGCTTCGGGGCCCAGTTCTTCTCGGGCATCATCATGCCCGCAATGATGTTCATCGGGAACCTGGTCTACGTGGCGATCGCCGTCGTCGGCGGGCTGCTCGTCGCGAACGGCGCGATGCGACTGGGCGACGTGCAGGCGTTCATCCAGTACTCGCGCCAGTTCACGCAGCCGCTCACCACGATCGGCTCGATGGTGAACCTGCTCCAGTCGGGCGTCGCGAGCGCCGAGCGCGTGTTCGAGCTGCTCGACGCCGACGAGCAGTCGCCCGACGCCGAAGAGGGCGAGGAGCCCGAGGAGCGCACCGGACGCCTCGCGTTCGAGGACGTCTCGTTCCGCTACGAGGCCGACACGCCGCTCATCGACGGCCTGTCGCTGGTCGCCGAACCCGGGCATACGATCGCGATCGTCGGCCCCACCGGCGCGGGCAAGACCACCCTCGTGAACCTCATCATGCGCTTCTACGAGCTCGACTCGGGCCGCATCACGCTCGACGGCGTCGACATCACCCGGATGCGACGGGACGACCTCCGCGCCCGCATGGGCATGGTCCTCCAGGACACGTGGCTGTTCGCGGGCACGATCCGCGACAACATCGCCTACGGCCGCCCGGGCGCGACCGAGGAGGAGATCCTCGACGCGGCACGTGCCACGTACGTCGACCGCTTCGTGCACGCGCTGCCCGACGGCTACGACACGGTGCTCGACGACGAGGCGTCGAACCTTTCGGCCGGCGAGAAGCAGCTGCTCACCATCGCGCGGGCGTTCCTCGCGCAGCCGAGCGTGCTCATCCTCGACGAGGCCACCAGCTCGGTCGACACGCGCACCGAGCTGCTCGTGCAGCACGCGATGAGCGCGCTGCGCAAGGACCGCACGAGCTTCGTCATCGCGCACCGGCTCTCGACGATCCGCGACGCCGACACCATCATCGTGATGGAGCACGGGTCGATCGTGGAGCAGGGCACGCACGCCGAGCTCATCGCCGCCGAGGGCGCGTACGCCCGCCTCTACGAGGCGCAGTTCGCCGCGCCGATCGAGCCGGACGACCCCGAGGGCGACGCCGAGCTCGTGGCCGCGCAGCGACCGTAG